The proteins below are encoded in one region of Portunus trituberculatus isolate SZX2019 chromosome 17, ASM1759143v1, whole genome shotgun sequence:
- the LOC123504926 gene encoding uncharacterized protein LOC123504926 — MGRKFDIREYLLQLQWSRNEKKKRKPPRHSKTRHCLYSQDPVKDDLVWKSVVRGEATAAERRKRDYASAQQLYQHQQERLSVTTSQEGREEEGEVDAHHKLPQQATHDPPLPATSNGYIGWRSSVPQLQLERFGNFT, encoded by the exons ATGGGGAGAAAATTCGACATCCGAGAGTACTTGCTGCAACTCCAGTGGTccagaaatgagaagaagaaacgcAAACCCCCGCGCCATTCCAAGACCCGCCACTGCCTCTACTCCCAGGACCCCGTGAAGGACGACCTCGTGTG GAAGTCTGTGGTGCGCGGAGAAGCGACGGCGGCGGAGCGTCGGAAACGAGACTACGCCTCTGCACAGCAACTCTATCAACACCAACAGGAG CGGCTGTCCGTCACGACCAgtcaggagggaagggaggaagaaggggaggtcGATGCACACCATAAACTCCCCCAGCAGGCAACTCACGACCCGCCCCTCCCAGCCACTTCCAATG GATACATCGGCTGGCGCTCCTCTGTACCACAACTGCAGCTGGAGCGATTTGGGAACTTCACTTGA